One region of Chryseobacterium muglaense genomic DNA includes:
- a CDS encoding HAD family hydrolase — protein MLKTDIDIHRHNHFSFDLWLTLIKSHPEFKAKRVELFSSFFNVDKPIDEVAKAVKYYDDLCNNINEVIGGNVDTFEIYLLILNSLNVDIKQLNQEMLHAFYQKSEDLFLEYKPVVIFDELHNFFDEIKNQGKTINILSNTGFIKGKTMRKFLINENIDQYIDFHIYSDEIKCSKPNPLVFQEVKNQIRNHELQMEQILHIGDNPIADYKGAKDFGFSAYLLKHKL, from the coding sequence ATGTTGAAAACGGATATCGACATTCACAGGCATAATCATTTCTCTTTTGATTTGTGGCTTACTTTAATAAAATCTCATCCTGAATTTAAAGCGAAAAGAGTTGAGCTTTTTTCGTCTTTTTTTAATGTGGATAAGCCCATTGATGAAGTTGCAAAAGCAGTAAAATATTACGATGATCTTTGTAATAATATCAATGAAGTAATCGGTGGAAACGTTGATACTTTTGAAATTTATTTGTTGATTTTAAATTCATTAAACGTCGATATAAAACAGTTGAATCAAGAAATGCTCCATGCATTTTATCAGAAAAGTGAAGATTTGTTTTTAGAATACAAACCTGTGGTGATTTTTGACGAACTACACAATTTTTTTGATGAAATTAAAAATCAAGGGAAAACCATCAATATTCTGAGCAATACAGGCTTCATCAAAGGAAAAACGATGCGAAAGTTTCTGATCAACGAAAATATTGACCAGTACATCGATTTCCATATTTATTCTGATGAGATAAAGTGTTCTAAACCGAATCCTTTGGTTTTTCAGGAAGTGAAAAATCAGATTAGAAATCATGAACTTCAAATGGAGCAGATTTTGCATATTGGCGATAATCCGATTGCTGATTATAAAGGTGCAAAAGATTTCGGATTCAGTGCTTACTTGTTAAAACACAAACTATAA
- the fusA gene encoding elongation factor G, which produces MKYNTRNIGIIAHVDAGKTTLTERLLYYTGMIHKIGNVDDGNTTMDKDIQEKNRGITISSAAISTQWKKDQNVFNINIIDTPGHIDFAVEVERSLRVLDSVIAVFCASSGVQPQTENVWFQAEKHGISKICFINKMDRIGADFFAVLNEIKTKLNAVPLALQIPMGSEENFEGVIDLIKQKALYWIDENGETIVEKEIPKNYQSEANEWRIKLMETLAEFDEIFFEKFMDSETEISEEMIIEVIQRTCQSRNLVPVLCGSAFKNKGVQPLLDAIVNYLPAPNQLPSIKGKDAKTEETIELERTEEETFSGLVFKVVIDKHMGKLVMLRIYSGNIKSGDTVQNVRTGESFRISRILQMQSDKTLTIEEGKAGDIVALTGIKDAKTGDSLSSIERAVLLESITIPAPVIRVSIEPKTNADEKSFSLVLAKIQEEDPSLVVERDKQTGETLLSGLGELHLEVTLEKIRLNHGIEINQGKPKVSYREILTETRRHREKLSKQNGGSGQFADITFEIGPRENNEIGLEFINQIKGGVIPNEFIPSIEKGFREVMENGALSGNPLESMKITLLDGSTHSNDSHALDFEIAARDGFREVAKQCKPKLLEPIMQIEIQSIEEYTGVVTADINKRRGIITSIDEKSGRKIFAAEVPLASTFGYISDLRTLTSGRASISMKLSHYALVPDFIANTLIT; this is translated from the coding sequence ATGAAATACAATACACGAAATATAGGGATAATAGCACACGTCGATGCCGGAAAAACTACACTCACGGAAAGATTGCTTTATTACACAGGAATGATCCATAAAATCGGAAACGTAGACGATGGAAATACCACGATGGATAAAGATATCCAGGAGAAAAACAGAGGAATAACGATTTCATCTGCAGCGATTTCCACACAATGGAAAAAAGATCAGAATGTTTTTAATATCAACATTATTGACACTCCAGGACACATTGATTTCGCAGTGGAAGTCGAACGTTCTTTAAGAGTTTTAGACAGCGTAATTGCCGTTTTCTGTGCTTCTTCAGGAGTTCAGCCACAAACAGAAAATGTATGGTTCCAAGCTGAGAAACATGGAATTTCAAAAATCTGTTTCATCAATAAGATGGACAGAATCGGAGCTGATTTCTTTGCTGTTTTAAATGAAATCAAAACTAAACTCAATGCAGTTCCTTTGGCTTTGCAAATTCCGATGGGTTCTGAAGAAAATTTTGAAGGAGTCATTGATTTGATTAAACAAAAAGCTTTGTACTGGATTGATGAAAACGGAGAAACAATTGTTGAAAAGGAAATCCCTAAAAATTATCAATCAGAAGCCAACGAATGGAGAATAAAATTAATGGAAACATTAGCCGAATTTGATGAAATTTTCTTTGAAAAATTTATGGATTCTGAAACTGAAATCTCTGAAGAAATGATTATTGAAGTTATACAAAGAACCTGTCAGTCAAGAAATTTAGTTCCTGTTTTATGTGGCTCTGCTTTTAAAAACAAAGGCGTCCAACCATTGCTTGATGCGATTGTCAATTATCTTCCTGCTCCAAATCAATTACCTTCTATTAAAGGGAAAGATGCGAAAACGGAAGAAACAATCGAACTTGAAAGAACTGAAGAAGAAACTTTCTCTGGATTGGTTTTCAAGGTTGTGATTGATAAACACATGGGAAAACTGGTGATGCTTAGAATTTATTCAGGAAATATAAAATCCGGTGACACGGTTCAGAATGTAAGAACTGGCGAAAGTTTCAGAATTTCTAGGATATTGCAGATGCAATCGGACAAAACGTTGACCATTGAGGAAGGAAAAGCGGGAGATATCGTTGCTTTAACGGGAATAAAAGATGCGAAAACAGGAGATTCTTTATCATCTATTGAACGAGCTGTTTTGCTTGAATCTATTACGATTCCTGCTCCGGTTATCCGAGTTTCGATTGAGCCTAAAACGAATGCTGATGAAAAATCTTTCAGCTTGGTTTTAGCAAAAATTCAGGAAGAAGATCCTTCGTTGGTTGTTGAAAGAGACAAACAAACGGGTGAAACTTTATTGAGTGGTTTGGGAGAATTGCATCTTGAAGTTACTTTAGAAAAAATCCGGTTGAATCACGGAATTGAAATTAATCAGGGAAAACCTAAAGTTTCTTATCGAGAAATTTTAACCGAGACCAGAAGACACAGAGAGAAACTTTCAAAACAAAATGGAGGAAGCGGACAATTTGCTGACATTACTTTTGAAATTGGGCCACGTGAAAACAACGAAATCGGTTTGGAATTTATTAACCAAATCAAAGGCGGGGTAATTCCGAATGAGTTCATTCCTTCAATTGAAAAAGGCTTCAGAGAGGTGATGGAAAACGGAGCTTTGAGCGGAAATCCTTTAGAAAGTATGAAAATCACGCTTTTGGATGGATCCACTCACAGTAATGATTCTCATGCTTTAGATTTTGAAATTGCTGCAAGAGACGGTTTCAGAGAAGTTGCAAAACAATGTAAACCGAAATTATTGGAACCAATCATGCAGATTGAAATTCAAAGCATTGAAGAATATACCGGAGTTGTGACTGCCGATATCAACAAACGAAGAGGAATAATTACTTCGATTGATGAAAAATCAGGAAGAAAAATCTTCGCAGCGGAAGTTCCTTTGGCTTCTACTTTTGGATATATTTCTGATTTGAGAACGCTTACGAGCGGTAGAGCATCAATCAGCATGAAATTATCGCACTATGCTTTGGTGCCAGATTTCATCGCAAATACATTAATAACCTAA
- a CDS encoding LamG-like jellyroll fold domain-containing protein — protein MKRIFLLSSVLFSLFAKAQTPNYVPSSGLVAWWGFSGNAIDYSGNSNDLTVNGATLTADRNGTANSAYAFNGSTGHLTRSTLSYNFAQSGTYSISFWMKKNGNSEGVAMMSGSNTGGNFIWLLQCDATKTIFGTNKQGESWTWANGPNYSTTAWEHFVAVYNAQTMQLYKNGTLVATTTNIYTNSTSAAMPFYIGRAIGGGNIAANIDDVGIWSRALSTTEVAQLYSSNLSTSDIKATKANISIAPNPVSDILYVNTPLKGKNTYKIIDVNGRAVLKGELNDSKNINVSLLTKGTYFLEVEGISSLKFIKK, from the coding sequence ATGAAAAGAATCTTTCTACTATCTTCAGTTTTATTTTCTTTATTTGCAAAAGCACAAACGCCAAACTATGTTCCTTCTTCAGGATTAGTTGCATGGTGGGGTTTCAGCGGTAATGCAATCGATTACAGTGGAAATTCAAACGACCTAACCGTCAATGGAGCAACGTTAACGGCAGACCGTAACGGAACCGCAAATTCAGCCTACGCTTTCAACGGAAGTACCGGGCATTTAACAAGATCTACACTTTCTTACAATTTTGCACAAAGCGGAACTTATTCCATATCATTTTGGATGAAAAAAAACGGGAATTCTGAAGGCGTAGCAATGATGAGTGGCTCAAACACAGGAGGTAACTTCATTTGGCTCCTACAATGCGATGCTACAAAAACTATTTTTGGAACCAATAAACAAGGAGAATCCTGGACTTGGGCAAACGGACCCAACTATTCTACCACCGCATGGGAACATTTCGTAGCCGTTTACAACGCTCAAACCATGCAGCTTTACAAAAACGGAACTTTAGTAGCAACCACTACCAACATCTACACCAACTCAACATCAGCCGCAATGCCTTTTTATATAGGAAGAGCAATTGGCGGTGGAAACATTGCTGCAAATATCGATGATGTAGGAATTTGGAGCAGAGCACTTTCTACAACAGAAGTTGCACAATTATACAGCAGTAATCTTTCAACAAGTGATATAAAAGCCACAAAGGCCAATATCAGTATTGCTCCAAACCCGGTAAGTGATATTCTGTATGTAAACACTCCCTTAAAAGGTAAAAATACATATAAGATTATTGATGTTAACGGCAGAGCAGTATTAAAAGGAGAATTAAATGACTCAAAAAACATTAACGTTTCTCTTCTTACAAAAGGAACCTATTTTCTTGAAGTTGAAGGCATATCTAGCTTAAAGTTTATTAAAAAATAA
- a CDS encoding SulP family inorganic anion transporter has protein sequence MPSLALFDFSKKINLKNEVLAGFTVAMTMIPESLSFAILAGLSPLIGLYAAFMMGLVTAVLGGRPGMVSGGAGATIVVLIALIKSHGVEYLFATVVLAGIFQVLVGVLKLGKFVRLIPQPVMYGFLNGLAVIIFMAQVEQFKIVDINGTVAWLQGSSLYIMAGLTGLTIAIVYFFPKITKVVPASLVAILVVFGIVLGFGINTKTVSDIANISGSLPSFHIPKLPFSLETLQIIFPYALIMAGVGLIESLLTLSMVDEITNSKGNANKESVAQGLANIANGFFGGMGGCAMVAQTLVNLNAGSRARLSGIIASITILIIILVGAPFIEKIPMAALVGVMMMVAISTFQWVSIRIVNKMPKSDIFVGITVALITIVLHNLALAVLIGVVISALVFAWDNAKRIRARKHIDENGIKYYEIFGPLFFGSVTAFIDKFDPENDPKEVVIDFKESRIVDMSAIDALDKLSKKYAQQNKKLHLKHLSEDCRKMLKNAEAVIEVNIQEDPTYKVIPQK, from the coding sequence ATGCCGTCTTTAGCCTTGTTTGACTTTTCCAAAAAAATTAATCTTAAAAATGAGGTTTTAGCTGGTTTTACCGTTGCGATGACCATGATTCCTGAATCGCTTTCGTTTGCAATTTTAGCTGGGCTTTCTCCATTAATAGGATTATATGCTGCTTTCATGATGGGGTTGGTAACTGCGGTTTTGGGTGGCCGTCCGGGAATGGTTTCCGGGGGAGCTGGAGCGACAATCGTTGTTTTAATTGCATTAATAAAATCTCATGGAGTAGAATATCTCTTTGCAACTGTAGTTCTCGCGGGGATTTTTCAAGTATTGGTGGGAGTTTTAAAACTCGGAAAATTTGTAAGATTAATTCCGCAACCAGTAATGTATGGTTTTTTGAATGGTTTGGCAGTCATTATTTTTATGGCTCAAGTGGAACAGTTCAAAATTGTTGATATAAACGGAACGGTGGCTTGGCTACAAGGCTCATCTTTATATATAATGGCGGGTTTAACGGGTTTAACGATTGCTATTGTTTATTTCTTTCCAAAAATTACGAAAGTAGTTCCTGCTTCTTTGGTTGCGATATTGGTTGTCTTTGGAATTGTTTTAGGATTTGGAATTAATACGAAAACAGTTTCAGATATTGCCAATATAAGTGGTAGCTTACCAAGTTTCCATATTCCGAAACTTCCTTTTTCATTAGAAACTTTGCAGATTATTTTCCCTTATGCTTTGATTATGGCGGGTGTTGGTTTGATAGAATCTCTTTTGACTCTGTCAATGGTTGATGAAATTACCAATTCAAAAGGAAATGCCAATAAAGAGTCTGTCGCTCAGGGTTTAGCCAATATTGCAAACGGTTTTTTCGGTGGAATGGGAGGATGTGCAATGGTTGCACAAACTTTGGTAAATTTAAATGCAGGTTCTAGAGCTAGACTTTCCGGAATAATTGCATCCATTACTATTTTGATTATCATCCTTGTCGGAGCTCCGTTTATAGAAAAAATTCCGATGGCGGCTTTGGTGGGTGTAATGATGATGGTGGCAATCAGTACATTTCAATGGGTTTCAATTAGGATTGTCAATAAAATGCCAAAATCTGATATTTTTGTAGGAATTACTGTAGCTTTAATTACGATAGTTTTACACAATCTAGCTTTAGCTGTTTTGATTGGAGTGGTCATTTCAGCCCTAGTTTTTGCCTGGGATAATGCCAAAAGAATTCGTGCAAGAAAACATATTGATGAAAATGGTATAAAATATTACGAAATTTTTGGGCCTCTTTTTTTTGGTTCTGTTACCGCTTTTATCGATAAATTTGATCCTGAAAATGATCCTAAGGAAGTGGTTATTGATTTCAAAGAAAGCAGAATTGTTGATATGAGTGCAATCGATGCTCTAGACAAGCTTTCTAAAAAATATGCTCAGCAAAACAAAAAATTGCATTTAAAACATCTTAGCGAAGACTGTCGGAAAATGTTGAAAAATGCAGAAGCAGTAATTGAAGTAAATATTCAGGAAGATCCTACCTATAAGGTGATACCTCAGAAATGA
- a CDS encoding transposase — protein MLYKNIHIGKYIKEMVDHKNISIERICNFLAKDEEFIENIYESISIDTDILLRWSKLLEYDFFRLYSSHLILYAPPSAVNKIDSPKSDKTPQFRKNIYTQEIKDFILNRIESGEMTQAEVIREYSIPKSTLHRWIQKKI, from the coding sequence ATGTTATACAAAAACATACATATAGGTAAGTATATTAAAGAAATGGTAGACCACAAAAACATTTCTATAGAAAGAATCTGTAATTTTCTTGCAAAAGATGAAGAATTTATCGAGAACATATACGAAAGTATCTCAATAGACACAGACATTCTATTAAGATGGAGCAAACTGCTAGAATATGATTTTTTTAGATTATATAGTTCACATTTAATACTATACGCTCCCCCTTCAGCAGTAAATAAAATCGACAGTCCAAAATCTGACAAAACACCACAGTTCAGAAAAAATATATACACCCAAGAGATAAAAGACTTCATCCTAAACAGAATTGAGTCTGGTGAAATGACTCAAGCTGAGGTAATCAGAGAATATTCTATTCCAAAGAGCACATTACACCGTTGGATTCAGAAAAAGATATAA
- a CDS encoding helix-turn-helix domain-containing protein, with product MRPNYNRIYQDLLQQQYPEKLKCPKIKEHLSRLDSTEEILKLNQRLFKQNKETSKTNQQLKTYDKKTMMKLLNYQKKHDFSTSFMSRKYNISRTTFSKWKKILEKELQPI from the coding sequence ATGAGACCAAATTACAACAGGATCTACCAAGATCTTTTACAACAACAGTATCCGGAGAAGCTGAAATGTCCGAAAATAAAGGAACATTTAAGCAGGTTAGATTCCACAGAAGAGATTCTAAAGCTGAATCAGAGACTTTTTAAACAAAACAAAGAGACCTCTAAAACCAATCAACAGCTTAAAACCTACGACAAAAAAACTATGATGAAACTTCTAAACTATCAGAAAAAACATGATTTCTCTACCAGTTTTATGTCGAGAAAATACAACATAAGCCGAACTACTTTTTCTAAATGGAAAAAAATACTTGAAAAAGAACTTCAGCCAATTTAA
- a CDS encoding DNA repair ATPase: protein MSETLNSGTYEIIQNRLNEQKNDLIQRLQKLNGNRKEIFGGVDFSLIANERISTEHNCVAKDIFSLKNILVFGSNAHLGLQTEINITDVFSIYKINNDRFEPQDSSLIGDEIFIDEFKNLYKYYRNTFFARFHFTENYLYMVFQLSESTSDIKAFKWLIKEDKLVYVDSRCASEVTYPPQHGFVWTKATRDMQRTGKFPHVSLADKVFVESIGGDLTIKIEDNTDTGKGIYSEDVIHKDQNLDDAEIHFCDLDNLVLFKIKPYQETERYFIYNHKEKTVSRVDTLKYSAVLLPENQGVLFSNGYALQTGGLKVISQDVNRLHYLKTIQEPNGENFMYVFYDDKTNNYQLISYNIITQTIETPIRCSGYSILNDGKLIYLRESVETTKHHLAQIWQTPYSKELLPNTEKSDTLLYKIGNKDIVRVMAESQELITLLNKKDSYSGLYDDIVKLSTTILDAYYFLADDEVENLDKPLKEIRSIAHSAINEYEKVVEQKKNTGGAVEKIKVDCDKILAETKRINYSQLTEYIDMLSQIRALRGEITGARDLKYVDVTILDSLEKSLAERSEELSNACVNFLLQDEALLPYQNRAQIISENIINLQKAIDAKTIEEEINNLSGQLELLVDIVNNLKIEDTSQSTQIIENISVIFARLNQERLELSKRKREISGKELSADFQAQMTLFDQSVINFLELSQTPEKCDEYLIKLSIHLEEMETKFVDFDEFILKIEEKREEVYGHFQNKRVQLTESRNKRTQSLYDSAQRILKSVQTKSESFDSENEINGYFATDLMVEKVRDISRQLMEMEDSAKSEEIQTLLKTSQQESVRKLKDKKEIYADGENVIALGDYKFAVNRQKLDLTLVLRNAQYYYHLTGTAFYEALNFEAISDYKEVWNQEYISENQKVKRFEYLAWNVFSNNKNINTEEQNRNAIQQFMTVHFGEGLVKGIHDEDALMIVSKLQQMHNELGLMQFTPEERALAQLFWYFLNQERKEYYQKQFEAAALISNSFTTDKGFQYLNEELSNEIQSFAQNNHLFAEINYLNVAIYLKRENKSTFLVSEKAGLLYESFLKNLKEKGKDLEFIDQLNALKQYPAACFSIAESALNAFLFNSELKFEEDIKKEAAVFFVTQQFDAKNILHIAYEIALKGLKSLEKDVDYVLNYYEFSSRLSNFNEVVVPKYKQLQELKAKWVNDKKKALKIDSFKSQVLSSFVRNRLINDVYFPLIGANLAKQLGTVGNDKRTDRMGMLLLVSPPGYGKTTLMEYMADRMGLVFMKINGPSIGHDIVSTDPSEAKNAGAKQELEKLNLALEMGDNVMLYLDDIQHCNPEFLQKFISLADGQRKIEGIYNGESKTYDLRSKRFCLVMAGNPYTESGEKFRIPDMLANRSDTYNLGEISGSKTELFNLSLIENSLMSNDYLTRLTQFGMENLYNLYDGIQSNSPNIDLEGNFSSNEISDFRKVLENTLKVRDIVLKVNKQYIASAAMSDEYRNEPSFKLQGSYRNMNKLITQIQPILKEEEVTQIVLSHYQNESQTLTTGAESNMLKLKELMHMLPENEALRWEEIKKTFVKNKTIKGLGENDRMTQVIALLAQFSEGLDGIKDVLNKN from the coding sequence ATGTCAGAAACATTAAATTCAGGGACATACGAAATAATTCAGAACCGTTTGAATGAGCAGAAAAATGACCTCATTCAAAGGCTTCAGAAACTGAACGGAAACCGGAAAGAGATTTTCGGCGGAGTAGATTTTTCGCTTATCGCCAACGAAAGAATTTCTACGGAACACAACTGCGTCGCCAAAGATATTTTCTCACTGAAAAATATTTTAGTTTTTGGTTCTAATGCGCATTTGGGTTTGCAGACGGAGATTAATATCACCGATGTTTTTTCAATATACAAAATAAATAACGACCGTTTCGAACCTCAGGATTCTTCATTAATTGGAGATGAAATCTTTATTGACGAGTTCAAGAATCTCTATAAATATTACAGAAATACATTTTTTGCACGCTTTCATTTTACCGAAAATTATTTGTACATGGTTTTCCAGCTGTCGGAAAGTACTTCTGATATTAAAGCTTTTAAATGGCTGATTAAGGAAGATAAATTAGTTTATGTTGATTCTCGATGTGCTTCGGAAGTGACTTATCCGCCACAACATGGTTTTGTATGGACGAAGGCAACAAGAGATATGCAGCGAACCGGGAAATTTCCTCATGTTTCTTTAGCAGATAAAGTTTTTGTGGAATCAATCGGGGGAGATTTAACGATAAAAATTGAAGATAATACCGACACCGGAAAAGGAATTTATTCTGAAGATGTCATTCACAAAGACCAAAATTTAGATGATGCTGAAATTCATTTCTGTGATTTGGATAATTTGGTTTTATTTAAAATTAAACCTTATCAGGAAACGGAAAGATATTTCATTTACAATCATAAAGAAAAAACGGTTTCTCGAGTTGATACCTTAAAATATTCGGCGGTTTTGCTTCCGGAAAACCAGGGTGTTTTGTTCTCAAATGGTTATGCCTTGCAGACTGGAGGTTTGAAAGTGATTTCTCAGGATGTCAACAGACTTCATTATTTAAAAACGATTCAGGAACCAAACGGTGAGAATTTTATGTATGTTTTTTATGATGATAAAACCAATAATTATCAGCTGATTTCGTACAATATCATTACGCAAACCATCGAGACGCCGATTCGTTGCAGTGGATATTCTATTTTGAATGATGGAAAACTTATTTATTTAAGAGAAAGTGTTGAAACCACAAAACATCATTTAGCTCAAATCTGGCAGACTCCGTATTCTAAAGAATTGTTGCCGAATACAGAAAAATCAGATACGCTTCTTTATAAAATCGGGAATAAAGATATTGTAAGAGTGATGGCGGAAAGTCAGGAACTGATTACGCTTTTAAATAAAAAAGATTCTTACAGCGGCTTGTACGATGATATTGTCAAGCTTTCCACGACGATTTTAGATGCCTATTACTTTCTTGCGGATGATGAGGTTGAAAATTTAGACAAGCCCTTAAAGGAAATCAGAAGTATTGCACATTCTGCGATTAATGAATATGAAAAAGTTGTTGAACAGAAGAAAAATACTGGTGGAGCGGTTGAAAAGATCAAAGTTGACTGCGATAAAATTTTAGCTGAAACCAAAAGAATCAATTATTCTCAGCTGACGGAATATATCGATATGCTTTCTCAAATCAGAGCGTTGCGCGGTGAAATTACCGGAGCGCGAGATTTGAAATATGTAGATGTTACAATTCTCGATTCTCTGGAAAAGTCATTGGCTGAAAGGTCAGAAGAACTTTCCAATGCGTGTGTCAATTTCCTTTTGCAGGATGAAGCTTTGCTTCCATATCAAAACAGAGCACAGATTATTTCTGAAAATATTATCAATTTACAGAAAGCAATTGATGCTAAAACAATTGAGGAGGAAATTAATAATTTATCCGGACAGCTTGAGCTTTTAGTAGATATTGTCAATAATTTAAAAATTGAAGACACTTCACAATCTACGCAAATTATTGAAAATATATCGGTGATTTTTGCAAGATTGAATCAGGAAAGATTAGAACTTTCAAAAAGAAAAAGAGAAATTTCAGGAAAGGAATTGTCTGCTGATTTTCAGGCGCAAATGACATTGTTTGATCAGTCGGTGATTAATTTTCTCGAATTGTCTCAAACTCCCGAAAAATGTGATGAATATTTAATCAAACTCTCCATTCATTTGGAAGAAATGGAAACGAAATTTGTTGATTTCGATGAGTTTATCCTTAAAATTGAAGAAAAGCGTGAAGAAGTTTACGGTCATTTTCAAAATAAAAGAGTTCAGTTAACGGAATCTAGAAATAAACGAACTCAAAGTTTGTACGATTCTGCACAGCGAATTTTAAAATCGGTTCAGACAAAATCGGAGTCTTTTGATTCTGAAAACGAAATAAACGGCTATTTTGCGACCGATTTAATGGTTGAGAAAGTCCGTGATATTTCACGACAGCTGATGGAAATGGAAGATTCTGCAAAATCGGAAGAGATTCAGACGTTGCTTAAAACTTCGCAGCAGGAATCAGTCAGAAAGCTAAAAGATAAGAAGGAGATTTACGCAGATGGCGAAAATGTGATTGCTTTAGGTGATTATAAATTTGCGGTGAACCGTCAGAAATTAGACCTTACTTTGGTGTTGAGAAATGCTCAGTATTACTATCATTTAACGGGAACTGCATTTTATGAAGCGTTGAATTTTGAAGCCATTTCAGATTACAAAGAAGTCTGGAATCAGGAATATATTTCGGAAAATCAAAAGGTAAAGCGTTTCGAATATTTAGCGTGGAATGTTTTTTCAAACAATAAAAATATAAACACCGAAGAACAAAACCGAAATGCAATACAGCAGTTTATGACGGTGCATTTTGGAGAAGGTTTGGTGAAAGGAATTCATGATGAAGATGCACTAATGATTGTTTCAAAGCTTCAGCAGATGCATAATGAGTTGGGATTGATGCAGTTTACACCGGAAGAAAGAGCACTGGCGCAATTGTTTTGGTATTTTTTAAATCAGGAAAGAAAAGAATATTACCAAAAACAGTTTGAAGCAGCGGCTTTGATTTCAAATTCTTTTACAACAGATAAAGGTTTTCAATATTTAAATGAAGAATTGTCGAATGAAATTCAATCATTTGCTCAAAATAATCACCTTTTTGCAGAAATCAATTATTTGAATGTCGCCATTTATCTGAAAAGAGAAAATAAATCGACATTTTTAGTTTCTGAAAAAGCAGGTTTGTTGTATGAATCATTTTTGAAAAATTTAAAAGAAAAAGGCAAAGATTTAGAATTTATTGACCAATTAAACGCTTTGAAACAATATCCTGCAGCCTGTTTTTCTATTGCTGAAAGTGCTTTGAACGCGTTCTTGTTTAATTCAGAATTAAAGTTTGAAGAGGATATTAAAAAAGAAGCCGCTGTATTTTTTGTAACGCAACAATTTGATGCTAAAAATATTCTTCATATCGCTTATGAAATAGCTCTGAAAGGATTAAAGTCACTAGAGAAAGACGTTGATTACGTTTTGAATTATTATGAATTCAGTTCTCGTTTATCCAACTTCAATGAAGTGGTTGTCCCGAAATATAAGCAACTTCAGGAACTGAAAGCGAAATGGGTTAACGATAAAAAGAAAGCCTTGAAAATAGACAGTTTCAAATCTCAGGTTTTAAGTTCTTTTGTGAGAAACAGATTGATTAATGATGTGTATTTTCCATTAATCGGAGCTAATTTGGCTAAGCAATTAGGAACAGTCGGAAATGACAAACGCACCGACAGAATGGGGATGTTGCTTCTCGTTTCGCCGCCTGGTTACGGAAAAACGACGTTAATGGAATATATGGCAGACCGAATGGGATTGGTTTTTATGAAAATAAATGGTCCGTCGATTGGTCATGATATAGTTTCGACTGACCCAAGTGAAGCAAAAAATGCAGGAGCAAAACAGGAGCTTGAAAAACTGAATTTAGCTTTAGAAATGGGTGATAATGTAATGTTGTATCTTGATGATATTCAGCATTGCAATCCTGAGTTTTTGCAGAAATTTATTTCTTTGGCAGACGGACAGAGAAAAATTGAAGGAATTTACAATGGCGAAAGCAAAACCTATGATTTAAGGTCAAAACGGTTCTGTTTGGTGATGGCTGGAAATCCCTACACGGAAAGTGGTGAAAAATTCAGAATTCCGGATATGTTGGCAAACCGTTCTGATACGTATAATTTAGGAGAAATTTCAGGAAGTAAAACAGAATTATTCAATTTAAGTTTAATTGAAAATTCATTAATGTCAAACGATTATCTTACCAGACTGACTCAGTTTGGAATGGAAAATCTGTACAATTTATATGACGGTATTCAGTCTAATTCGCCAAATATAGATTTGGAAGGGAATTTCAGTTCAAATGAAATTTCAGATTTCAGAAAAGTACTTGAAAATACTTTGAAAGTGAGAGATATTGTTTTGAAAGTCAATAAACAATACATTGCTTCCGCTGCAATGTCTGATGAATACAGAAATGAGCCATCTTTTAAACTGCAAGGTTCTTACCGAAATATGAATAAGCTGATTACACAAATTCAGCCTATTTTAAAAGAGGAAGAGGTAACTCAAATTGTTTTGAGTCATTATCAAAACGAGTCTCAAACATTGACGACCGGAGCAGAATCGAATATGCTTAAATTGAAAGAGTTGATGCATATGCTTCCGGAAAATGAAGCTTTGCGTTGGGAAGAAATCAAGAAGACTTTTGTTAAAAATAAAACAATAAAAGGCTTAGGTGAAAACGACCGAATGACACAAGTCATTGCTTTATTGGCTCAGTTTAGCGAGGGTCTCGACGGAATAAAAGATGTTTTAAATAAAAATTAA